Within the Paraburkholderia flagellata genome, the region GTGCTCGGGTGGATCAACGCCTCGTCGCGCGCGTGGGATGTCACGCTGTTCGGCGCCATCCCCCTGCCCGCGCTCTCCTCTGCGGGTTCGTCGTTCGGGCATGCCATGGGCGACGTTCACAGTGCGCTCGCCTGGGTGCTGTTCGCGCTCATCTGCCTGCATGTGGTCGCAGCACTCTTTCATCGTTTCGTGCTCAACGATCGTGTGCTACAGCGCATGAAGCTCTAGCCGTCGCTGGCCATTCAGTCGTGTCGCGGCGCATCCGGCTCGGTCACGAAACCGACCTTTGCCAGTCCCGCGGCACTCGCGGCCGAGAGCAGCTTCGCCACACGCCCGTACGGCGTCGCGCGATCGGCCGAGAGACGGATTTCGGGCTGCGGCGTAAGCCGCGCGGCGGCGGCCAGCCGCGCAGATAAGCTGGCCTCCTGAACAGGCTGCGCGTTCCAGCTCATGTGGCCGAGCGCATCGACGACGATATCGACGTGCGGTGCGGCCAGGTCCTCGCGCTGACTGCTCGCGCGCGGCAACGCCAGCTTCGCGGCATGGTGCAGAACGGGCAACGTCACCATGAAGATGACGAGCAGCACGAGCATCACGTCGATTAGCGGCGTCATGTTGATGTCGGCTGCCGGCATCGCTTCGTCGTCCAGATCGCGATCGTCGGTCATACCCGCTCCTTCAGCGTTGCCGCCTGCACTGGTGCGCTACCCGTGAGCAGGAACGCGTGCAGTCCGTATGCGAAGCGGTTGAGCTGCGCGACGATTTCGCGCGAGACACGCGCGAGCGTGTGATAGCCAAGCACGGCGGGAATCGCTACACACAGGCCGAGCGCCGTCATGACGAGCGCCTCGCCAACGGGGCCTGCAACATGTTCGAGACTCGCGTCCCCACTCGCGCCGAGTGCCAGTAGCGCATGGTAGATTCCCCAGACGGTGCCGAGCAGACCGACGAACGGAGCCGTGCTGCCGATCGAGGCAAGCAGCCCGAGACCGCGCTGCAGACGCGTCGAACTGTCGCCCACCGATGCCCTGAGGCTGCGCAGCAGCCACTCGCTCAAATCGACTCGTCCCCGGTGCCCAGCGCCACTCGCCTCGTGGTGCGCGAGCGCGCGCTGGCCCGCGCTGGCCAACTCGAAGAACGGCGTGCCGGGGCGGCCCAAGGCGTCGATGCCATCGTCAGCCGCGCTGGCTTCCCAGAAGCGTCTTTGCGCAGAGCCTGCATGGCGGCGCAGACGCGCGAACTCGAACGCCTTCAATACGATCACCGACCACGACACGACCGACATCGCTACGAGCAGCGCCGCAACGAAGCGCGTCATCGGGTCGCCCTGGGCCCACAGGTGCGTGATTCCATAGGTTGGCATGAGGTCCTCCGTTTCATTCGCTGAGGGTGAAAGTGAACGGCACGTCGGCGCGTGCCGGCGCCGGCTTGCCGTCCTCCACATACGGCTGGCAGCGGCTCGTGAGCGCCGCGTCGCGCGCCGCTTCGTCGAGCCGCGCGAAGCCGCTGGTCGTCGCCACGCGCGCGGCGGCCACATGGCCGTCCGCCGCGGTATCGAGTTCGATGATGGCCGTGCCCGCCTCGGCGCGGCGCAAGGACTGCGCGGGATAGTCGGGCTTCGTGAGCGCGCAATCCAGATGGGCAATGCGGCGTGGCGTGTTGGTGGCGGGCGCCTGTGCGGCGGGCGCGGGTTGCGGTTGCGCTTCTGCTATCCGTTGCGTTGGCGTCGCGGTTTCGTACGCAGCGTGTGTGTCCGGTAGTACCGCTGGCGGCGGCGTCATGGGTGTGAGGTCTTGCGCATGCACGCGGGCCGCTGGACGCGTTCGAACCGGCGGCTCGGGCACATTTCGGACGGCTTGGTGAACAGACCGACTCGGCGACGGCCTTCGCGCAGGTTCTTCGCTCTTGTGCGAGACCAGTGGGATCGGCGCTATCAGCACAGCATCTACGATCTTCATGCGTACCTGCATGGCGTGCGACGCCGGCGCCTCCCACCGCGCCACGGCAATCAGCGCGGCATGCAGCGCAAGCACACCGGCGACCACACCGGCGATCGCGGCGCGCCGCCCAAACGCGAAGTGACCGAACACCGGACCCTCGCCACGATCGATGCGCGCAACGACCGACGTCATTTCGACTCTCCACTCAAAGCGCGAGCGAGTTCTGCTTGCTGCGGAACACAATTGGCCGTTCGTCACTGCGTGTTGGCCGTCTCGCGAATTCCACGGCCTGCACGATGCGCTCGTGATGCGGCGACTTCGCGCACACCGGGTCCGCCGCGGCCGCGTCGCCGGTCAGTAGATAAGCCTGGCACCGGCAGCCGCCATGATCGGCGTGGC harbors:
- a CDS encoding energy transducer TonB, whose protein sequence is MTSVVARIDRGEGPVFGHFAFGRRAAIAGVVAGVLALHAALIAVARWEAPASHAMQVRMKIVDAVLIAPIPLVSHKSEEPARRPSPSRSVHQAVRNVPEPPVRTRPAARVHAQDLTPMTPPPAVLPDTHAAYETATPTQRIAEAQPQPAPAAQAPATNTPRRIAHLDCALTKPDYPAQSLRRAEAGTAIIELDTAADGHVAAARVATTSGFARLDEAARDAALTSRCQPYVEDGKPAPARADVPFTFTLSE
- a CDS encoding MotA/TolQ/ExbB proton channel family protein, whose amino-acid sequence is MPTYGITHLWAQGDPMTRFVAALLVAMSVVSWSVIVLKAFEFARLRRHAGSAQRRFWEASAADDGIDALGRPGTPFFELASAGQRALAHHEASGAGHRGRVDLSEWLLRSLRASVGDSSTRLQRGLGLLASIGSTAPFVGLLGTVWGIYHALLALGASGDASLEHVAGPVGEALVMTALGLCVAIPAVLGYHTLARVSREIVAQLNRFAYGLHAFLLTGSAPVQAATLKERV
- a CDS encoding ExbD/TolR family protein, which produces MTDDRDLDDEAMPAADINMTPLIDVMLVLLVIFMVTLPVLHHAAKLALPRASSQREDLAAPHVDIVVDALGHMSWNAQPVQEASLSARLAAAARLTPQPEIRLSADRATPYGRVAKLLSAASAAGLAKVGFVTEPDAPRHD